In one window of Maniola hyperantus chromosome 18, iAphHyp1.2, whole genome shotgun sequence DNA:
- the LOC117990766 gene encoding 3'-5' ssDNA/RNA exonuclease TatD: MTSEDIQISEELKGCYENLIVIDIGANLTNKKYGRDLDSVVQRAKDAGVQKIMVTGTSVRSSKEALRLTRLYPSTIYSTAGVHPHDAKSMTDEEAWAELTATAAAPECVAIGECGLNYTKDFSEPQVQRDVFKRQVEMACELRKPVFVHEKEAQDDLIKILDEFGNRLPPVVIHSFTGSVEQGIKYIEKGFYLGITGYVCKDKSDGGIRRLLSERILPLDKLLVETDSPFMYPNMRASKLPLHVKDSLTERSMNFVNRYCTFQRNEPCALPAIVELIAGFLGQGPEDVALATAFNALKLFGLSQ, translated from the exons ATGACGTCCGAAGATATCCAGATTTCCGAGGAATTGAAGGGTTGTTACGAGAACCTTATTGTTATCGACATCGGTGCAAACCTGACGAACAAGAAATACGGCCGTGATCTCGATTCGGTGGTGCAAAGGGCAAAAGATGCAG GTGTCCAAAAGATCATGGTTACTGGTACATCGGTCCGCAGCAGCAAGGAGGCACTGAGGTTGACCCGCCTATATCCCAGCACAATATATTCCACAGCAG GTGTCCACCCTCACGACGCAAAATCAATGACAGATGAAGAGGCGTGGGCGGAGTTGACAGCGACGGCAGCAGCGCCCGAGTGTGTAGCTATTGGAGAGTGTGGTCTCAACTATACAAAGGACTTCTCAGAGCCACAGGTGCAGAGGGATGTGTTCAAAAGACAG GTGGAAATGGCCTGCGAACTCCGAAAACCAGTCTTCGTCCACGAGAAAGAAGCTCAGGACGACTTAATAAAGATCCTGGACGAATTCGGCAACCGTCTTCCACCAGTAGTGATCCACTCCTTCACAGGCTCTGTAGAGCAAGGCATCAAGTACATAGAGAAAGGGTTCTATTTGGGTATAACGGGGTATGTCTGTAAGGACAAGTCCGATGGTGGGATACGGCGGTTGCTTTCGGAGAGGATACTGCCTTTGGACAAGTTGCTGGTTGAGACCGACTCTCCGTTCATGTACCCTAACATGAGGGCTTCGAAATTGCCGTTGCACGTTAAGGATTCGCTTACAGAAAG ATCCATGAACTTCGTGAACCGCTACTGCACGTTCCAACGCAACGAGCCCTGCGCCTTACCAGCCATCGTGGAACTGATCGCGGGCTTCCTGGGCCAGGGGCCTGAGGACGTGGCCCTCGCTACTGCCTTCAACGCGCTTAAACTCTTCGGACTCAGTCAGTAA